One window from the genome of Bacillus weihaiensis encodes:
- the purF gene encoding amidophosphoribosyltransferase — MLAELKGLNEECGVFGVWGHTEAAQITYYGLHSLQHRGQEGAGIVTTNGEKLTGAKGLGLISEVFANGRLHDLSDGKSAIGHVRYATAGGGGYENVQPLLFNSHSGGLALAHNGNLVNATQLKHQLESQGSIFQTTSDTEVLAHLIRRSGYKDLKEAVKNALTMLKGAYAFLIMTENEMMVALDPNGLRPLSIGVLGDAYVVASETCAFDVVGARYERDVQPGELLIINDEGIHSERFSMNINRAICSMEYIYFSRPDSNIDGINVHTARKNLGKRLAVESEVDADVVTGVPDSSISAAIGFAELTGIPYELGLIKNRYVGRTFIQPSQSLREQGVKMKLSAVRGVVEGKRVVMVDDSIVRGTTSRRIVNMLREAGATEVHVRISSPPIANPCFYGIDTSTHEELIASNHSVEEIRQIIGADSLAFLSVEGLLEGIGRPYEGELKGQCLACFTGRYPTEIYADTVMPHEKA; from the coding sequence ATGCTTGCTGAACTCAAGGGATTAAATGAAGAATGTGGAGTCTTTGGCGTGTGGGGGCATACCGAAGCAGCTCAAATCACGTATTATGGCTTACACAGCTTACAGCATAGAGGGCAAGAAGGTGCAGGAATTGTTACCACAAATGGTGAAAAGCTTACAGGAGCAAAGGGCTTGGGCTTAATTTCTGAAGTGTTTGCAAACGGTCGATTACATGATTTGTCCGATGGTAAATCGGCGATTGGCCATGTTCGATACGCAACGGCAGGTGGAGGCGGATATGAGAATGTCCAGCCTCTCCTATTCAATTCACATAGTGGTGGTCTTGCGTTAGCTCATAACGGGAACTTAGTGAACGCAACACAATTGAAGCATCAGCTTGAGAGTCAAGGTAGTATTTTTCAAACAACTTCTGATACAGAGGTATTAGCTCACTTAATTAGAAGAAGTGGCTATAAAGATTTGAAGGAAGCGGTGAAAAATGCCTTAACAATGCTCAAAGGAGCGTATGCGTTTTTAATTATGACCGAAAATGAAATGATGGTCGCTTTAGATCCGAACGGCTTACGACCACTTTCAATTGGTGTGCTTGGTGATGCGTATGTGGTTGCATCTGAAACGTGTGCATTTGATGTAGTCGGTGCTCGCTATGAACGCGATGTTCAGCCTGGTGAGCTTTTAATTATCAATGATGAGGGCATTCATTCGGAGCGCTTCTCTATGAACATTAACCGAGCGATTTGTAGCATGGAGTACATTTATTTTTCTCGTCCTGATAGTAATATCGATGGAATCAATGTTCATACAGCGCGTAAAAACTTGGGGAAACGCCTTGCAGTAGAATCCGAAGTAGACGCTGATGTTGTGACAGGTGTTCCTGATTCAAGTATTTCAGCGGCGATTGGATTTGCCGAGTTAACAGGGATTCCATATGAGTTAGGGTTAATTAAGAACCGTTATGTTGGTCGTACATTTATACAGCCGTCTCAATCCTTACGTGAACAGGGTGTGAAAATGAAGCTTTCAGCTGTTCGTGGTGTTGTAGAAGGGAAGCGAGTCGTAATGGTTGATGATTCAATTGTACGTGGAACGACGAGTCGTCGAATTGTGAATATGCTCCGTGAAGCGGGAGCAACGGAGGTTCACGTACGAATTAGCTCACCTCCCATTGCTAACCCATGCTTTTACGGAATTGATACATCGACTCATGAAGAGTTAATAGCGTCCAATCATTCAGTAGAAGAAATTCGTCAGATCATTGGTGCAGACAGCTTAGCCTTCTTAAGTGTCGAGGGGTTACTCGAAGGAATTGGTCGTCCTTATGAAGGGGAATTGAAAGGACAATGTCTTGCATGCTTCACAGGGAGATATCCAACAGAAATTTATGCAGACACTGTAATGCCACATGAAAAAGCGTAA
- the purQ gene encoding phosphoribosylformylglycinamidine synthase subunit PurQ produces the protein MKFAVIVFPGSNCDVDMYHAIKDELGEDVEYVRHDATDLSEFDGILLPGGFSYGDYLRSGAIARFSNVMKEVVKAAEAGKPVLGVCNGFQILLEVGLLPGAMKRNENLKFMCRPVNLVVANNETLFTTGYEKDEVISVPIAHGEGNYYCDEQTLQTLKENNQIVFTYEKNPNGSIEDIAGITNERGNVLGMMPHPERAVDELLKSADGLTLFQSIVKNWRESHVTTA, from the coding sequence GTGAAATTCGCTGTGATCGTTTTTCCGGGTTCAAACTGTGATGTTGATATGTACCATGCGATTAAGGATGAGCTTGGTGAAGATGTAGAGTATGTAAGACATGATGCAACAGATTTAAGTGAGTTTGATGGGATTTTACTGCCTGGTGGCTTCTCTTATGGAGACTATCTTCGTTCTGGGGCGATTGCTCGCTTTTCAAATGTAATGAAAGAGGTTGTGAAAGCGGCTGAAGCAGGTAAGCCTGTTCTTGGAGTATGTAACGGATTTCAAATTTTACTAGAGGTTGGATTACTTCCAGGTGCGATGAAACGAAATGAAAACTTGAAATTTATGTGCCGACCGGTCAATTTAGTTGTGGCTAACAATGAAACACTGTTTACAACTGGATATGAAAAGGACGAAGTAATTTCAGTCCCGATTGCACATGGTGAAGGGAATTACTATTGTGATGAGCAAACACTTCAAACGCTTAAAGAAAACAATCAAATTGTGTTTACGTACGAAAAAAATCCAAATGGCAGCATAGAGGATATTGCGGGCATAACAAATGAACGTGGAAATGTCTTAGGGATGATGCCTCATCCAGAACGTGCGGTGGATGAATTACTGAAAAGCGCAGATGGATTAACATTATTTCAATCAATCGTGAAAAACTGGAGGGAATCTCATGTCACTACTGCTTGA
- the purL gene encoding phosphoribosylformylglycinamidine synthase subunit PurL, with protein sequence MSLLLEPTNQKIKDEKIYRQMGVSDDEFALIERIIGRLPNYTEIGIFSVMWSEHCSYKNSKPILKKFPVTGEKVLQGPGEGAGIVDIGDNQAVVFKIESHNHPSAIEPYQGAATGVGGIIRDVFSMGARPIAILNSLRFGELKTPRVKYLFEEVVAGIAGYGNCIGIPTVGGEIQFDSSYEGNPLVNAMCVGLINHEDIKKGQAKGVGNTVMYVGAKTGRDGIHGATFASEELTDSSDENRPAVQVGDPFMEKLLLEACLEVVKNDALVGIQDMGAAGLTSSSAEMASKAGSGMEMDLDLIPQREPGMTPYEMMLSESQERMLLVIEKGREQEIVDLFNRYDLEAVAVGKVTDDKMLRLFHKGDVVCELPVDALAEEAPVYHKPSKVPAYYEEFQKMDVEPIVIENYQETLMNLLKQPTIASKEWVYDQYDYMVRTNTVVAPGSDAAVIRIRDTKKALAMTTDCNSRYLYLDPEVGGKIAVAEAARNIVCSGATPLAITDNLNFGNPEKPEIFWQIEKSADGISEACRELHTPVIGGNVSLYNETNGTAIYPTPVIGMVGLIEDTDYITTQDFKEAGDLIYLVGETKPEFGGSELQKLTYGKIFGKSPELDLEKEKKVLQQLSKAIRANTVASAHDVSEGGVAVALAEPLFNDVGLGADVTLQGEATAALFSESQTRFILSVKKENKEAFETIVDATLIGEVTSTGQLVIKNDQGESLVDASVEELKGAWKGAIPCLLNSRD encoded by the coding sequence ATGTCACTACTGCTTGAACCAACGAACCAGAAGATAAAAGATGAAAAAATCTACAGACAAATGGGTGTCAGTGATGACGAGTTTGCCCTGATTGAAAGAATAATTGGTCGTCTTCCAAACTACACAGAGATTGGGATTTTTTCTGTTATGTGGTCAGAGCATTGCAGCTATAAAAACTCCAAGCCGATTTTGAAGAAATTTCCTGTTACCGGTGAAAAGGTGTTACAAGGACCTGGTGAGGGAGCGGGGATTGTTGATATTGGGGACAATCAAGCGGTTGTTTTCAAAATTGAAAGTCATAATCACCCATCAGCAATTGAGCCTTATCAAGGGGCGGCAACTGGTGTAGGTGGAATTATTCGTGATGTATTTTCAATGGGTGCTAGACCAATTGCGATTTTAAATTCTTTGCGTTTCGGAGAACTAAAAACACCGCGTGTGAAATATCTATTTGAAGAGGTTGTTGCTGGGATTGCTGGCTATGGGAACTGTATTGGTATTCCAACAGTAGGTGGAGAGATTCAGTTCGACAGCTCTTATGAAGGTAACCCTCTTGTAAATGCAATGTGTGTTGGATTAATTAACCATGAAGATATTAAGAAGGGTCAAGCAAAAGGTGTCGGTAATACAGTTATGTACGTTGGGGCTAAAACAGGTCGCGATGGTATTCACGGAGCAACATTTGCTTCTGAGGAGCTCACAGATTCTTCAGATGAAAATCGTCCAGCCGTTCAGGTTGGAGATCCATTCATGGAGAAGCTTTTACTTGAAGCATGCTTAGAGGTTGTGAAAAATGATGCATTAGTAGGAATCCAAGATATGGGTGCGGCTGGATTAACAAGCTCGTCTGCAGAGATGGCGAGTAAAGCAGGCTCAGGAATGGAAATGGATTTAGACTTAATTCCTCAACGTGAACCAGGAATGACACCTTATGAAATGATGCTTTCTGAATCACAGGAAAGAATGCTTCTTGTGATTGAAAAAGGTCGCGAGCAAGAAATTGTCGATCTTTTTAATCGATATGACTTAGAGGCAGTAGCTGTAGGAAAAGTAACAGATGACAAAATGCTTCGTCTTTTCCATAAAGGGGACGTTGTATGTGAGCTTCCAGTTGATGCATTAGCGGAAGAGGCACCAGTATATCATAAGCCATCAAAGGTCCCTGCTTATTATGAAGAATTCCAGAAGATGGACGTGGAACCGATAGTGATCGAGAACTATCAGGAAACACTTATGAATCTATTAAAGCAGCCAACCATTGCAAGTAAAGAATGGGTGTATGATCAATATGACTATATGGTGCGCACGAATACAGTAGTAGCGCCAGGCTCTGATGCAGCTGTCATTCGTATTCGTGATACGAAGAAGGCATTAGCGATGACAACAGATTGTAATTCTCGTTATCTCTATTTAGATCCTGAGGTTGGTGGGAAAATTGCCGTAGCTGAAGCTGCGCGTAATATCGTGTGTTCAGGTGCAACACCACTTGCCATTACAGATAATTTAAATTTTGGTAATCCAGAGAAGCCAGAGATTTTCTGGCAGATTGAAAAGTCTGCTGATGGAATCAGTGAGGCATGTCGTGAGTTACATACTCCTGTTATTGGTGGGAATGTATCGTTATACAACGAAACAAATGGAACAGCTATTTACCCAACTCCTGTTATTGGTATGGTTGGTTTAATCGAGGATACAGACTATATTACAACGCAAGATTTCAAAGAAGCGGGTGACCTCATTTATTTAGTTGGGGAAACCAAGCCTGAATTTGGAGGAAGTGAGCTTCAAAAATTAACGTACGGTAAAATTTTTGGGAAATCTCCTGAATTAGATTTAGAGAAAGAGAAAAAAGTCTTACAACAGCTATCTAAAGCAATTCGTGCGAATACTGTGGCTTCTGCCCATGACGTATCAGAGGGGGGCGTAGCTGTTGCCCTTGCCGAACCATTATTTAATGATGTGGGCTTAGGTGCAGATGTAACGCTTCAAGGTGAAGCAACAGCGGCTTTATTTAGTGAATCACAAACTAGATTTATTCTATCTGTGAAGAAGGAAAACAAGGAAGCTTTTGAAACTATTGTCGATGCAACTCTTATCGGTGAAGTAACAAGCACAGGTCAATTAGTCATTAAAAATGATCAAGGTGAATCACTTGTGGATGCATCTGTTGAAGAATTAAAGGGTGCATGGAAAGGAGCTATCCCATGCTTGCTGAACTCAAGGGATTAA
- the purS gene encoding phosphoribosylformylglycinamidine synthase subunit PurS yields MYKVKVYVTLRESVLDPQGAAVKSALHSMSYSEVQDVRIGKYMELMIEKSDRDLHETVREMCEKLLANTVIEDFSYEVQEVVNK; encoded by the coding sequence ATGTACAAAGTAAAAGTTTATGTCACGTTAAGAGAAAGTGTTTTAGATCCACAGGGAGCAGCCGTAAAAAGTGCATTACACAGTATGTCTTATAGTGAAGTGCAAGATGTACGTATTGGAAAATATATGGAGCTGATGATTGAAAAGTCAGATCGTGATTTACATGAAACTGTTCGTGAGATGTGTGAAAAGCTACTTGCAAATACCGTGATTGAAGACTTTAGCTATGAGGTACAGGAGGTTGTCAACAAGTGA
- the purC gene encoding phosphoribosylaminoimidazolesuccinocarboxamide synthase translates to MEKLELLYEGKAKRIYKTNEKDVLLVSYKDSATAFNGEKKEEITGKGRLNNEISTLIFEKLSENGIENHFVKRLSSTEQLVKKVSIIPLEVVVRNVVAGSLSKRIGINEGTEIKEALVEFYYKDDSLGDPLITEDHIALLEAATKEEVETLKTIARQVNEVLKGHFAACDVRLIDFKLEFGRTEDGNVILADEVSPDTCRLWDINTNEKFDKDVFRRDIGSLTDAYEVILTRLGGQSTCTK, encoded by the coding sequence ATTGAAAAGCTTGAATTATTGTATGAAGGAAAGGCAAAAAGAATATATAAAACAAATGAAAAAGATGTTCTATTAGTTTCTTATAAGGATTCTGCAACAGCTTTTAACGGTGAAAAGAAGGAAGAGATTACAGGTAAAGGTCGATTGAACAACGAGATTTCTACTTTAATCTTTGAAAAGCTTTCAGAAAATGGGATTGAAAATCATTTTGTTAAACGACTTTCTTCTACTGAACAGCTAGTCAAGAAGGTGTCTATTATTCCACTTGAAGTGGTGGTAAGAAACGTTGTAGCAGGAAGCCTGTCTAAACGAATTGGAATAAACGAGGGTACTGAAATTAAAGAAGCATTAGTTGAGTTCTATTACAAGGATGATAGCTTAGGAGATCCATTGATTACTGAGGATCACATCGCATTGTTAGAGGCTGCTACAAAAGAGGAAGTTGAAACACTTAAAACAATTGCAAGACAAGTCAACGAAGTATTAAAGGGTCATTTTGCAGCATGTGATGTACGTTTAATTGATTTTAAGTTAGAGTTTGGTCGCACAGAAGATGGAAACGTGATACTAGCGGATGAGGTATCACCTGATACATGCCGCTTATGGGATATCAACACAAATGAAAAATTTGATAAAGACGTTTTCCGCAGAGATATTGGTAGTTTAACAGATGCATATGAAGTGATTTTAACAAGACTTGGAGGCCAATCAACATGTACAAAGTAA
- the purB gene encoding adenylosuccinate lyase, translating into MIERYTRPEMGAIWTEENKFKAWLEVEILACEAWAELGIIPKEDVKLLREKASFDVNRIYEIEQETRHDVVAFTRAVSETLGEERKWVHYGLTSTDVVDTALSYLLKQANDILLKDIENFVQILKEKAQEHKYTVMMGRTHGVHAEPTTFGLKLALWHEEMKRNLDRFKRAAEGVEYGKISGAVGTYANIDPFVEKYVCEKLGTKPAPISTQTLQRDRHAEYMAAIALVATSIEKFAVEIRGLQKSETREVEESFAKGQKGSSAMPHKRNPIGSENMTGLARVIRGYMVTAYENVPLWHERDISHSSAERIILPDATIALNYMLNRFGNIVKNLTVFPENMKRNMDRTQGLIYSQRVLLALIDTGMTREEAYDLVQPKAMEAWEKQVPFKGLVEAEEKITSRLTPEMIEDCFDYNYHLKGVDAIFDRLGL; encoded by the coding sequence ATGATTGAACGTTATACACGTCCAGAAATGGGCGCGATTTGGACTGAAGAGAACAAGTTTAAGGCATGGTTAGAGGTTGAGATTTTAGCATGTGAGGCTTGGGCTGAGCTAGGGATCATTCCGAAAGAGGATGTTAAACTTCTTCGTGAAAAGGCATCGTTTGATGTGAATCGTATTTATGAAATTGAACAAGAAACACGTCATGATGTTGTTGCGTTTACAAGAGCTGTGTCAGAAACACTTGGTGAAGAGCGTAAGTGGGTACATTACGGGTTAACCTCCACAGATGTAGTGGATACGGCTTTATCTTATCTTTTAAAGCAAGCAAATGACATTCTTTTAAAAGACATTGAAAACTTTGTTCAAATTTTAAAGGAAAAAGCACAAGAGCATAAATATACGGTTATGATGGGACGTACACATGGTGTTCATGCTGAGCCAACTACGTTTGGATTAAAGCTTGCTTTATGGCATGAGGAAATGAAGCGTAACTTAGATCGTTTTAAGCGTGCAGCAGAGGGTGTAGAGTACGGTAAAATTTCTGGTGCTGTTGGTACATATGCAAATATTGATCCTTTTGTAGAAAAGTATGTGTGTGAGAAGCTTGGAACGAAGCCAGCACCCATTTCTACACAAACTTTACAGCGTGACCGTCATGCGGAGTATATGGCTGCCATTGCATTAGTGGCAACGTCAATTGAAAAGTTCGCAGTTGAGATTCGCGGCTTACAAAAGAGTGAAACGCGTGAAGTAGAAGAGTCTTTTGCAAAAGGTCAAAAAGGTTCATCTGCCATGCCACATAAACGAAATCCAATTGGCTCTGAAAATATGACAGGTCTTGCTCGTGTGATTCGTGGTTATATGGTAACAGCGTATGAAAATGTGCCGCTTTGGCATGAACGTGATATTTCACATTCTTCTGCTGAACGTATTATCCTACCCGATGCAACGATTGCACTGAACTATATGTTAAATCGCTTCGGAAATATCGTGAAAAACTTAACGGTATTCCCAGAGAACATGAAGCGCAATATGGACCGTACCCAAGGCTTAATTTACTCTCAACGTGTCCTACTAGCTCTTATTGATACAGGTATGACAAGAGAAGAAGCCTACGATCTTGTTCAGCCAAAAGCAATGGAAGCATGGGAGAAGCAAGTACCATTTAAAGGTCTTGTAGAAGCTGAGGAAAAAATCACATCTCGCTTAACCCCTGAAATGATTGAAGACTGCTTTGATTATAACTATCACCTAAAAGGGGTAGACGCTATCTTTGATCGATTAGGTCTTTAA